In Lactococcus protaetiae, the genomic window CATTGATGAACTGCGGGAAAGATTAAAGAATTATGAAATCGAATTGATAGAATCAAAGATTTCAATGAGAAATAAATAATGAAAAACGAAAAAGACATTCACCAACATCGTAAAGATGAACATCTTTCATTGGCCATTAAATATTGGAAAGAGGGAAGAAATCAGACTTCTGGTCTGGCTTTTTCTGATTTGCGCCTGATTCCCAATACACTTCCAGAACTTGCAATAGACGATATTGACTTGACGACAGAACTTTTTGGTGCAAAATTCGACTTTCCGTTTTATATTGAAGCCGTGACAGGCGGTACTGAGCGATGCGATAAGATTAATCAACAGTTTGCGCAAGTGGCTAAAAATCAAAATCTTGCAATGGCAGTTGGCTCTCAGTCTATCGCGCTAAAATTTCCAGAGCTTGCCAGCGGATTCAAAAAAGTTCGTGAAATTAATCCAAATGGTTTCTTATTTGCTAATCTTGGTGCGGGACATTCACTGGAAAATGCTAAACGAGCAGTTGATATGATTTCGGCCGATGCATTAGAAATTCATGTGAATACAGCACAAGAACTACCAATGGATGAAGGGGATAGAAGTTTCTATTGGTTAGAAAATATTAATGAGATTGCTACAAAATTAGAGGTTCCTGTTGTTGTAAAAGAAGTTGGTTTTGGTATTTCTCAGAAAACATTTAGACAACTTTCTGAAACAGCTATTTCAGCAATTAATGTTGGTGGTAATGGCGGGACAAATTTTGCTTGGATTGAACGTAGGCGCGGGAAAAATGGGTTTAATATTGACGAATTTGGTTTATCAACAGTAGAAAGCTTGTTTGAGGCAAAGTTTGCTGACAATAAAAAACCGTTGATTGCAACAGGAGGAATTTCCTGTGCGCAAGATATTCTGAAAAGCTTGATTTTAGGCGCAAAAATGACAAGTTCAGCTGGTTTCATCCTGTCAGTACTGATGGAATCGGGTTCTGAAGCTGTAGAACAGATGTTGAAAAATTGGAAGCAAGATTTGGAAAAGCTTTGTGTGCTGACAGGTTCGAAATCACTGACAGAGCTTCAAACAGTAGAGTTACTATTCTCAACGAACACATTGAATTTCATTCAACAACGAAAATAAGCAAATTATTTGGAAATGGAAGCGAAATCAACTATAATGTGAATAGAATTAAAATAAAATGAAGAGCTGAAATTCACAATAGAGTGAACAGTTCCCCATATTTTAAAGGAGAATGACCATGGCATTTACATTACCTGAACTTCCATACGCACACAATGCGCTTGAACCTTTCTTTGACGAAGAAACAATGCGTCTCCATCATGGAAAACACCATCAAACTTATGTGAATAATCTTAATGCAGCGATTGAAAAGCATAATGAACTTGATGACAAAACACTCGAAGAATTGCTTACAAACTTAGACACGATTCCTGAAGACATTCGTGCTGCCGTTCGTAACAATGGTGGTGGTCACTTGAATCACTCAATGTTCTGGGAATGGCTCTCACCAAATGGTGGTGGTGTTGCAACAGCAGAAATCGGTGATGCGATTACAGCGAAATTTGGTTCATTTGAAGAATTCAAACTTCAATTTAAGGCAGCTGCAACTGGACGTTTCGGTTCTGGTTGGGCATGGCTTGTTGTTAAAGATGGTGAACTTGCGATTACATCGACTGCAAACCAAGATAATCCAATT contains:
- the fni gene encoding type 2 isopentenyl-diphosphate Delta-isomerase; amino-acid sequence: MKNEKDIHQHRKDEHLSLAIKYWKEGRNQTSGLAFSDLRLIPNTLPELAIDDIDLTTELFGAKFDFPFYIEAVTGGTERCDKINQQFAQVAKNQNLAMAVGSQSIALKFPELASGFKKVREINPNGFLFANLGAGHSLENAKRAVDMISADALEIHVNTAQELPMDEGDRSFYWLENINEIATKLEVPVVVKEVGFGISQKTFRQLSETAISAINVGGNGGTNFAWIERRRGKNGFNIDEFGLSTVESLFEAKFADNKKPLIATGGISCAQDILKSLILGAKMTSSAGFILSVLMESGSEAVEQMLKNWKQDLEKLCVLTGSKSLTELQTVELLFSTNTLNFIQQRK
- a CDS encoding superoxide dismutase, whose product is MAFTLPELPYAHNALEPFFDEETMRLHHGKHHQTYVNNLNAAIEKHNELDDKTLEELLTNLDTIPEDIRAAVRNNGGGHLNHSMFWEWLSPNGGGVATAEIGDAITAKFGSFEEFKLQFKAAATGRFGSGWAWLVVKDGELAITSTANQDNPISEGAKPILGLDVWEHAYYLKYHNVRPDYIEAFFNLINWDKVNELYAATK